A window of the Vicia villosa cultivar HV-30 ecotype Madison, WI unplaced genomic scaffold, Vvil1.0 ctg.001440F_1_1, whole genome shotgun sequence genome harbors these coding sequences:
- the LOC131635159 gene encoding receptor-like protein EIX1: protein MERYYKCVVLFLGLVIIPQSCLCANSNVPCIQQEVQALLDFKASIAQHSSNKLSSWKGSHCCQWEGIGCDNVTGHVVKLDLRNPCYPPNWRQHYLQYIPCLQVIAPNVSSSLLQLEHLTYLDLTGNDFGESLIPMFIGSMGRLEHLSLSDAELSGNIPNSFGNLKSLQFLDISSNDNFSYSFQIREDISWISKLHSLKHLDLSSVPINDPHYLFQVLNLLPSLSHLSLYDCQLDNSLIPHYAFQNMTNLVYLDLSFNNMLSGPIPEVFQNMTSIESLYLSRNNINSIPLWFSELDKLTLLDLSGNGLRGQIPSYAFTNLSSLVHLDLSYNQLDSVSSLSFGNLKKFVYLDLSFNEFYGPIPEVFQNMTSIESLHLSGNHFTLVPSWFCNFQKLTYLDLSMNGIHGPIPEGLRNLTSIKVLDLRDNSLTSIPSWFVELKRLVYLDLSWNQITLKEYFLSSIINSMCRLKTLILSGNQLYTESMEHFETSKCTKYDLEYLELRHNDISGHLPTWLEKLENLKYLDFTSSFLHGPIPVSIGKLSKLRELSLSDNTFEGLIPESIGQLVYLTNLDLSSNKFDGSVPQSLWRLTNLEFLDLSNNSFNGFIPESIGQLGYLTHLDLSSNKFDGSIPQNLWKLTNLKFLDLSNNSFNGVIPESIGQLVFLTKLDLSSNKFHGSIPQSLWKLANLESIDLSNNYFNGIISISLCQLVNLDSLDISSNKLDGMISMEKGCHLKLQYLNLSHNQMTGSIPKNIGHIMLYLGNLFLGNNHINGSIPISMCQMQLTNLDLSKNNLSGEIPNCWEDSQGLSEINLSSNKLTGEFPSSFGNLPFLFWLHLNNNSLQGEIPTSFRNMKRLLLLDLGENQLSGSIPSSWTENTFPLVQIIRLRHNTLSGSIPSQLCQLKSLKILDLSRNKLQGSIPRCIGNLEGMKFEKSISSSIHMQSYKLTSLPPLAPPALSQVFSADAPSMEWPTQDLTERMKGMELEYTKILKLVVNIDLSENRLVGFIPKEIAWLTGLHGLNLSRNQLKGEIPGLIGEMKSLESLDMSHNQLSGKIPNTMSAITSLSFLNLSHNNFSGPIPKDNQFSTFNDPSIYAYNPYLCGSPLPNMCPGDVLHGASESKGNEDEDGIEKVWFYFVIALGFGTGLWGVIGTLWFKKKWRHSYFRWVEDVGDDIYVTVVIKVARIKKKMKRNHART, encoded by the coding sequence ATGGAAAGATATTACAAATGTGTTGTACTGTTTTTGGGGTTGGTTATAATTCCACAATCATGCTTGTGTGCTAATTCAAATGTCCCTTGCATACAACAAGAGGTACAAGCTCTTCTTGATTTCAAAGCGTCCATTGCACAACACTCATCAAACAAACTTTCATCGTGGAAAGGCTCTCACTGTTGCCAATGGGAAGGCATTGGCTGTGACAATGTCACTGGACATGTTGTCAAACTTGATCTCAGAAATCCTTGTTACCCACCAAATTGGCGGCAACACTACCTTCAATATATTCCCTGTTTGCAAGTAATTGCTCCAAATGTCAGCTCGTCTTTGCTACAATTAGAACACTTGACTTATTTGGACTTGACTGGAAATGATTTTGGTGAGAGTTTAATTCCTATGTTCATCGGTTCCATGGGACGCCTTGAGCACCTCTCTCTCTCAGACGCTGAACTTAGCGGAAACATTCCCAACAGTTTCGGAAATCTTAAAAGCCTACAATTTCTTGATATCAGCTCTAATGACAATTTCAGTTACTCATTTCAAATAAGAGAAGACATCAGTTGGATATCTAAACTTCATTCACTCAAACACCTTGACTTGAGTTCTGTTCCCATCAATGACCCACACTACTTGTTTCAGGTACTCAATTTACTTCCATCCTTGTCGCATCTTTCCTTGTATGATTGCCAACTTGACAATTCACTCATACCTCATTATGCTTTTCAAAACATGACAAATCTTGTCTATCTAGATCTCTCATTTAATAATATGCTTTCTGGTCCAATTCCTGAGGTTTTTCAAAACATGACTTCCATTGAATCACTCTATCTTTCTCGAAACAATATCAATTCTATTCCATTATGGTTTAGTGAATTAGACAAACTTACCCTTCTTGACCTTTCTGGCAATGGGCTTCGTGGTCAAATACCTTCTTATGCTTTCACAAACTTGTCATCACTTGTGCATCTTGATCTCTCCTATAACCAACTTGATTCAGTTTCGTCATTGTCATTTGGCAACCTAAAAAAGTTTGTGTATCTTGATCTTTCATTCAATGAGTTCTATGGTCCAATTCCTGAGGTTTTTCAAAACATGACTTCCATTGAATCACTCCATCTTTCTGGAAACCATTTCACATTAGTTCCATCTTGGTTTTGCAACTTTCAAAAACTTACATATCTTGATCTTTCTATGAATGGCATCCATGGTCCAATTCCTGAAGGTCTTCGAAACTTGACTTCCATTAAAGTCCTAGACCTTAGGGATAATAGTTTAACTTCAATTCCATCGTGGTTTGTTGAGTTGAAGAGACTTGTGTACCTAGATCTTAGTTGGAATCAAATTACACTTAAAGAATACTTTCTATCATCCATCATAAATTCCATGTGCCGCCTAAAAACATTGATTTTATCAGGAAACCAGCTTTACACAGAATCAATGGAACACTTTGAAACATCTAAATGTACTAAATATGATTTGGAGTACTTGGAATTACGGCATAATGATATCAGTGGCCACCTGCCAACTTGGTTGGAGAAACTTGAAAATCTAAAATACCTTGATTTTACCTCAAGTTTTCTCCATGGACCTATCCCTGTGTCAATTGGAAAGTTGTCAAAGCTGCGTGAGCTATCTCTATCCGATAATACATTTGAAGGGCTTATTCCTGAAAGTATAGGTCAACTTGTCTATTTAACTAACTTAGATCTTTCTTCTAATAAGTTTGATGGTTCAGTTCCTCAAAGCCTATGGAGACTGACAAATCTAGAGTTTCTTGATCTTTCAAACAATTCTTTTAATGGGTTCATTCCGGAAAGTATTGGTCAACTTGGCTATTTAACTCACTTAGATCTTTCTTCCAATAAGTTTGATGGTTCAATTCCTCAAAACCTATGGAAACTGACAAATCTAAAGTTTCTTGATCTTTCAAACAATTCTTTTAATGGGGTCATTCCAGAAAGTATTGGTCAACTTGTCTTtttaactaaattagatctttCTTCAAATAAGTTTCATGGTTCAATTCCTCAAAGTCTATGGAAACTTGCAAATTTAGAGTCTATTGATCTTTCAAACAATTATTTTAATGGAATCATTTCTATAAGTCTTTGTCAACTTGTCAATTTGGATTCTTTAGATATTTCTTCAAACAAGTTGGATGGAATGATCTCTATGGAAAAAGGATGTCATTTAAAGTTGCAGTATTTGAATCTCTCTCATAATCAAATGACTGGTTCAATACCAAAAAACATTGGCCATATAATGTTGTATTTGGGAAATTTGTTTCTAGGAAACAACCACATAAATGGTTCAATCCCAATCTCTATGTGCCAAATGCAACTTACCAATCTTGATCTTTCAAAGAATAATTTATCTGGTGAAATTCCGAATTGTTGGGAGGATAGCCAAGGGTTGTCAGAGATAAATTTGTCATCAAACAAACTAACAGGAGAGTTCCCAAGCTCATTTGGGAATCTTCCCTTCCTGTTTTGGTTGCATTTGAACAATAATAGTCTTCAAGGAGAGATTCCAACATCGTTTAGAAATATGAAGCGATTGTTGCTTTTGGATCTTGGTGAGAATCAACTTTCTGGAAGTATACCATCATCATGGACAGAAAACACATTTCCTTTAGTGCAAATTATTCGACTACGGCATAACACGTTGAGTGGAAGCATTCCTTCACAGTTATGTCAACTCAAATCACTAAAAATTTTGGACCTCTCCAGAAACAAATTACAAGGTTCGATACCTCGATGCATAGGAAATCTGGAAGGaatgaaatttgaaaaatcaatATCATCATCGATTCACATGCAGTCATACAAGTTAACATCATTGCCTCCACTAGCACCTCCAGCACTGTCTCAAGTATTTTCTGCAGATGCTCCTTCTATGGAGTGGCCCACTCAAGATCTCACAGAAAGGATGAAAGGAATGGAACTTGAATATACCAAAATCTTAAAACTTGTAGTCAACATTGACTTGTCAGAAAATAGATTGGTTGGATTTATTCCTAAAGAAATCGCATGGCTTACAGGATTGCATGGCTTGAACTTATCAAGAAATCAATTGAAAGGAGAGATTCCTGGGTTAATAGGAGAAATGAAATCACTAGAATCATTGGACATGTCTCATAACCAACTTTCTGGAAAAATTCCCAATACCATGTCTGCTATAACTTCATTGAGTTTTTTAAACTTATCTCACAATAACTTCTCAGGACCAATTCCTAAAGATAATCAGTTTTCAACTTTTAATGACCCGTCTATTTATGCTTACAACCCATACCTTTGTGGATCTCCACTTCCAAACATGTGCCCTGGTGATGTTTTGCATGGAGCTTCTGAAAGCAAAggtaatgaagatgaagatgggatAGAAAAAGTATGGTTCTACTTTGTGATAGCACTTGGCTTTGGGACTGGGTTATGGGGAGTTATTGGCACTTTGTGGTTCAAGAAGAAATGGAGACATTCTTACTTCAGATGGGTGGAAGATGTTGGTGATGATATATATGTGACAGTTGTAATAAAAGTGGCAAGgataaagaagaagatgaagagaaacCATGCACGAACATGA
- the LOC131635176 gene encoding receptor-like protein 12, whose protein sequence is MERYYKCVVLFLGLVIIPQSCLCANSNVPCIQQEVQALLDFKASIAQHSSNKLSSWKGSHCCQWEGIGCDNVTGHVVKLDLRNPCYPPNWRQHYLQYIPCLQVIAPNVSSSLLQLEHLTYLDLTGNDFGESLIPMFIGSMGRLEHLSLSDAELSGNIPNSFGNLKSLQFLDISSNDNFSYSFQIREDISWISKLHSLKHLDLSSVPINDPHYLFQVLNLLPSLSHLSLYDCQLDNSLIPHYAFQNMTNLVYLDLSFNNMLSGPIPEVFQNMTSIESLYLSRNNINSIPLWFSELDKLTLLDLSGNGLRGQIPSYAFTNLSSLVHLDLSYNQLDSVSSLSFGNLKKFVYLDLSFNEFYGPIPEVFQNMTSIESLHLSGNHFTLVPSWFCNFQKLTYLDLSMNGIHGPIPEGLRNLTSIKVLDLRDNSLTSIPSWFVELKRLVYLDLSWNQITLQELHIFIHIGSRATHK, encoded by the coding sequence ATGGAAAGATATTACAAATGTGTTGTACTGTTTTTGGGGTTGGTTATAATTCCACAATCATGCTTGTGTGCTAATTCAAATGTCCCTTGCATACAACAAGAGGTACAAGCTCTTCTTGATTTCAAAGCGTCCATTGCACAACACTCATCAAACAAACTTTCATCGTGGAAAGGCTCTCACTGTTGCCAATGGGAAGGCATTGGCTGTGACAATGTCACTGGACATGTTGTCAAACTTGATCTCAGAAATCCTTGTTACCCACCAAATTGGCGGCAACACTACCTTCAATATATTCCCTGTTTGCAAGTAATTGCTCCAAATGTCAGCTCGTCTTTGCTACAATTAGAACACTTGACTTATTTGGACTTGACTGGAAATGATTTTGGTGAGAGTTTAATTCCTATGTTCATCGGTTCCATGGGACGCCTTGAGCACCTCTCTCTCTCAGACGCTGAACTTAGCGGAAACATTCCCAACAGTTTCGGAAATCTTAAAAGCCTACAATTTCTTGATATCAGCTCTAATGACAATTTCAGTTACTCATTTCAAATAAGAGAAGACATCAGTTGGATATCTAAACTTCATTCACTCAAACACCTTGACTTGAGTTCTGTTCCCATCAATGACCCACACTACTTGTTTCAGGTACTCAATTTACTTCCATCCTTGTCGCATCTTTCCTTGTATGATTGCCAACTTGACAATTCACTCATACCTCATTATGCTTTTCAAAACATGACAAATCTTGTCTATCTAGATCTCTCATTTAATAATATGCTTTCTGGTCCAATTCCTGAGGTTTTTCAAAACATGACTTCCATTGAATCACTCTATCTTTCTCGAAACAATATCAATTCTATTCCATTATGGTTTAGTGAATTAGACAAACTTACCCTTCTTGACCTTTCTGGCAATGGGCTTCGTGGTCAAATACCTTCTTATGCTTTCACAAACTTGTCATCACTTGTGCATCTTGATCTCTCCTATAACCAACTTGATTCAGTTTCGTCATTGTCATTTGGCAACCTAAAAAAGTTTGTGTATCTTGATCTTTCATTCAATGAGTTCTATGGTCCAATTCCTGAGGTTTTTCAAAACATGACTTCCATTGAATCACTCCATCTTTCTGGAAACCATTTCACATTAGTTCCATCTTGGTTTTGCAACTTTCAAAAACTTACATATCTTGATCTTTCTATGAATGGCATCCATGGTCCAATTCCTGAAGGTCTTCGAAACTTGACTTCCATTAAAGTCCTAGACCTTAGGGATAATAGTTTAACTTCAATTCCATCGTGGTTTGTTGAGTTGAAGAGACTTGTGTACCTAGATCTTAGTTGGAATCAAATTACACTTCAAGAGCTACACATATTCATCCATATTGGGTCAAGAGCTACACACAAGTga
- the LOC131635192 gene encoding heavy metal-associated isoprenylated plant protein 39-like isoform X1, with the protein MFQMARNNVINTSNICLIEFLHAGWPEIKQDIHNHNHTSYIVFSSLHSPLACFSHPSSLFTMAQQKVVLKVLTMTDDKTKKKSIEAVADIYGVDSIETDVNEQKLTVIGEMDTVAVVKKLKKVGKVDIVSVGPAVEEKKEEKKEEKEEKKEEKQEEKK; encoded by the exons ATGTTTCAAATGGCACGTAACAATGTTATCAACACATCAAACATTTGTCTTATTGAGTTTCTCCATGCTGGCTGGCCAGAAATAAAACAAGACATCCACAACCACAACCACACGTCTTACATTGTATTCTCAAGCCTTCATTCTCCTCTTGCTTGTTTTTCACACCCTTCTTCCCTTTTCACAATGGCTCAG CAGAAGGTGGTGTTAAAGGTCCTTACTATGACGGATGACAAAACAAAGAAGAAATCAATAGAAGCAGTTGCAGATATCTATG GAGTTGATTCAATTGAGACAGATGTTAATGAACAGAAGTTAACAGTGATTGGCGAAATGGATACAGTGGCAGTAGTGAAGAAGCTAAAGAAAGTGGGGAAGGTAGATATAGTATCAGTTGGACCTGCCgtagaagagaagaaagaagagaagaaagaagaaaaggaagagaaaaaggaagagaaaCAAGAGGAGAAAAAATAA
- the LOC131635192 gene encoding heavy metal-associated isoprenylated plant protein 39-like isoform X2: protein MFQMARNNVINTSNICLIEFLHAGWPEIKQDIHNHNHTSYIVFSSLHSPLACFSHPSSLFTMAQKVVLKVLTMTDDKTKKKSIEAVADIYGVDSIETDVNEQKLTVIGEMDTVAVVKKLKKVGKVDIVSVGPAVEEKKEEKKEEKEEKKEEKQEEKK from the exons ATGTTTCAAATGGCACGTAACAATGTTATCAACACATCAAACATTTGTCTTATTGAGTTTCTCCATGCTGGCTGGCCAGAAATAAAACAAGACATCCACAACCACAACCACACGTCTTACATTGTATTCTCAAGCCTTCATTCTCCTCTTGCTTGTTTTTCACACCCTTCTTCCCTTTTCACAATGGCTCAG AAGGTGGTGTTAAAGGTCCTTACTATGACGGATGACAAAACAAAGAAGAAATCAATAGAAGCAGTTGCAGATATCTATG GAGTTGATTCAATTGAGACAGATGTTAATGAACAGAAGTTAACAGTGATTGGCGAAATGGATACAGTGGCAGTAGTGAAGAAGCTAAAGAAAGTGGGGAAGGTAGATATAGTATCAGTTGGACCTGCCgtagaagagaagaaagaagagaagaaagaagaaaaggaagagaaaaaggaagagaaaCAAGAGGAGAAAAAATAA
- the LOC131635190 gene encoding pentatricopeptide repeat-containing protein At1g55630-like, protein MNSVALLGLRKRVVNKISHFFVIRRRLCSHTFDGNNGFECIEEPLKKIVSDFDSTLDERINDSNCDQKPFSLRKGFLDSVKLDAKKALEVLRQDGPGLDARLILEELSIRPSGILVREVLFGILKSINTENKTRCAKLAYKFFVWCSQQEDYRHTANAYHLIMNIYAQCEEFRAVWRLVDEMIEKGYPATARTFNVLVRTCGEAGLAKTLVERFIKSKNFSYRPFKHSYNAILHSFLVLNQYNLIEWVYEQMLLDGFLSDVLTYNIVMYAKYRLGKVDQFHILLDEMGRNGFSPDFHTFNILLHALGKGDKPLAALNLLNHMRETGIEPTVLHFTTLIDGLSRAGNLDACKYFFDEMTKNGCMPDVVAYTVMITGYVVAGELEKAQGMFQEMISKEQVPNVFTYNSMIRGFCMAGKFDEALSMFKEMEKKGCSPNSIVYITLVDCLRNAGRVADAREVIRQMMETGKYAHLLSRFKGFKM, encoded by the coding sequence ATGAATTCAGTAGCCCTTTTAGGTCTAAGGAAAAGGGTAGTCAACAAAATTTCCCATTTTTTTGTTATTCGTCGGAGATTATGTAGCCACACGTTTGATGGTAATAATGGGTTTGAATGCATTGAGGAGCCTTTGAAAAAAATAGTTTCAGATTTTGATTCTACTTTAGATGAAAGGATCAATGATTCAAACTGTGATCAGAAGCCCTTTTCACTTAGAAAAGGGTTCTTAGATTCTGTGAAGTTAGATGCTAAGAAGGCCCTTGAGGTTTTAAGACAAGATGGTCCTGGTCTTGATGCTAGATTGATTTTAGAGGAGTTGAGTATAAGACCTTCGGGGATTCTTGTTAGAGAGGTTCTCTTCGGAATTTTGAAGAGCATAAATACTGAAAATAAGACCAGGTGTGCAAAGCTGGCTTATAAGTTTTTCGTGTGGTGTAGTCAGCAAGAGGATTACCGGCACACTGCGAATGCCTATCACTTGATTATGAACATATATGCTCAATGCGAAGAGTTTAGGGCGGTGTGGAGGTTGGTTGATGAGATGATTGAGAAAGGTTATCCGGCTACTGCGCGTACTTTCAATGTTTTGGTTCGGACTTGTGGCGAGGCAGGGTTGGCTAAGACGTTGGTGGAGAGGTTCATAAAATCGAAGAACTTTAGCTATAGGCCTTTTAAGCATTCCTACAATGCAATTCTACATAGTTTTCTTGTATTAAACCAATACAATTTGATTGAGTGGGTTTATGAACAGATGTTGCTTGATGGTTTTTTGTCAGATGTTTTGACTTATAATATTGTTATGTATGCCAAGTATAGACTTGGAAAGGTGGATCAGTTTCACATACTGCTTGACGAGATGGGTAGAAATGGATTTTCTCCGGATTTTCATACTTTCAACATTCTTCTTCATGCTCTTGGTAAAGGGGATAAACCACTTGCCGCTCTTAATCTTTTAAATCACATGAGAGAAACAGGTATAGAGCCAACGGTACTTCATTTTACCACATTGATAGATGGACTCAGCAGAGCCGGGAATTTGGATGCTTGCAAATATTTTTTCGATGAAATGACAAAGAACGGGTGCATGCCAGATGTGGTGGCTTACACTGTTATGATAACGGGATATGTAGTGGCTGGTGAGCTTGAGAAAGCACAGGGAATGTTTCAAGAGATGATTTCCAAGGAGCAAGTTCCAAATGTTTTTACTTACAATTCCATGATTCGGGGGTTTTGTATGGCAGGAAAATTTGATGAAGCACTCTCAATGTTCaaggaaatggaaaagaaaggtTGTAGTCCAAACTCTATTGTCTATATTACATTAGTGGATTGTTTGCGGAATGCCGGAAGGGTTGCTGATGCTCGTGAGGTGATAAGACAAATGATGGAGACAGGGAAGTATGCCCACTTACTTTCAAGATTCAAAGGGTTTAAGATGTAG